Within the Wolbachia pipientis genome, the region TAAGACATCTGTATAATTTCTTTTTCTTCCTATGCTTTCAACTCTTATTATACTTTTCCCGATCTATAAGATGCTACTTTCTATACTGAAATTTTCGGTTACCTTATTATTCATAACCTTTGCAACTTCAACAATACTGTTTTGTGGCTACCTGAAAAGAACAAGTCAGATCATCATCTTGAACTTGTTCATTCCTATTTATTAAACCTTCATATGCGATACTTTTCAGTTTGTCCTTAATTTTTTTACACTCTATAAAAATAGGCTCATCATTTTCCCATTCCCACATAATTTCACCTATCATACTATCATTGTAAAGATCAGACTCTATTTTTGCACCTGCTAATAATAGCTTATTGACAATATTAAATAAAGGTTGTAAACCCTCTTCCCACTCATCCACCTCTTCTTCATTATCTTTATATCGTGACCTAGTAGTAGGCGTTATACGCATAACACTGCTAGCATCAGGAATGTCAATTATTTTTTTTAATATAAAATTCGACACAGTGCATTCATATTGATCACAGCATAGATTTGGCTTTATTTTCTTTTTCAAATATTCATCTATTAAAAGTTCCATCTTCTCCAGAATAACCTTTGCAGAATTTTCTGATCTATTTTCGTAAAACTTTTTCATTATATTTTCCATCTTTTCATGAAATTCATCAATCGAAACTTTTTCGCTCTCAGTTAATAAATTTGTTAAATCCATTAAAATTGAGTTTTCTGGAATAAAAGAACTTGCAACAACAGTATTGTCGTCTTCAACAACGGACTCATGCCAGTCATCAGTTTATTCTTGACTTAACGATGATGTGCCTCCTTCAAGAGTGTGCTGACCAAAACGCTCCGTATGCTGTTCTTCAGTAGCTAACCCACCACTTACACAGACCTGCTCATCCTTTGAGATATATTCTAACACCATACTCCCTCAATCTATAAATACATTATGTACAATAATTAGCATAAATAAAAGCCAATGCAAGTATAATTTTTCATATTTTTTAGAGAGTTGTGTTCTCCTACTGTAGCTTCATATGACTTTGAGCATGCTATCATATACATTTTACCAGTACAATCCATTATATACTTAATTTAATATATAAATTCTCAATAACCCTCATCTGCCAGGAAGATCATCTGAGAGAACTTGTATCTTATTATTCTATCTCCTTCATATCTTTTTCCTTGACTTGACGCGTATGGTTTATTTAATACTTCCTTAATGTTTATATGTGTATACATGCGTGTATCAATATTTGGATAGTAAAAATGAAAAAATTACTTACTTTAGTAGCTATATTGCCTGCTGTTTCTTTGTCAGCACCATGTTTTGGAGTTGATTGGATTAGAGATAGGTTCTATACTTCTAAATCGTTATATGGCTTGCGTGGTTTTAATTATGATCTTGGCTATCATTATACAGATAACGTTAAAATTTCAGTTGGCCCTACAGTCAAATTTGTTATTGCAGATAAAATGGCTTTAGATGTACTACTTATGGCAAAGCTTCATTATCATTATAAAATTGAAGGTACAGATATTACCCCTTATATTACTTTTGGTGTAGGAGGTGGCACCAAAATATCTCTACCAGTAGAGCAAGGTCTTGGCATAAATGTAGAAAAATTTTTTTCCTATCAAATAGGTTCTGGTATTAATCTTCCACTTTCTGATACAACAAATATTTTTGCTGGTTATAAGCTTTACAAATTTCATGAAATTTCGCATGGGATTGAACTTGGAATGAGTTATAATTTTTAAGCTATGATTGAATGGGAAAGATGCGATATTTTTTTAAATAGAAGATTGAGTTTTTGTTAAATCTTCATTACCCCCCACTATGGATTAGCCAACAAAGAAAAGCGCGGAAATAGAGGTTTTTTTCGACTGCACGGAATACAAAATCAGAACAGAAAAACATGAATTAGAAAATTTGTTGATAATCCGTGTCTTGTATGTCCAATCTCAAACCTATTTCTCAAGAAGTCGAAAACCTTCTCAATAATCGATCTTTTACTTTTTAAGTAAGGTCAGTGAATTTATATAATGTTATTCACAGAACTATACTGTATGTATTGATCATCTAGCCATTTTGTAAATTCTTCAGTTGCACTAATTTCCCATATCCTGTTGTGCAGATCATGATGATGTTTATAATCTGCATGTGTAAGACAGTTAACTTATTCACTAATTATTTCAGGATACGCATCGCTTAAAAACTTTAATAACACAGTACCAGTTTCACAAGGACTATCCAGCTGCGGACTTTTGCTATGGCCATAGTATATATCATATAAACTTAGATTTTTAGATTTTATTTCCTCAATACCACATTTTGTAAGCTCTTCACAGATATCTACATTCACTCCATTGCTCACTGCCTCGCATGCAGTAAACTCTGCATAACCTTCAACAAAAGGCAAGTGCATTGTTGGGAGAGTGCCTTTAAGAAATTGTATACAGTGAGTAAACTCGCGTGAAATTGCACGATCGAGTGCTTCATCAAAAAAATAGTGCTTAAAAAACCATCCAGCATCTCCCTTTTCCTTGCAAAGGAACACGTCAGAATTTGATAAACTCTCATCTCCGTCAAGATTTGTGTCAGTAGTAAAACCTGCAAAATTTCCTAATTCTGCTATAGAACAATTAAGTTCCTTGAAGATTTTTGAAAGTTGACTTTTATCTTCGAATATAAATATACGAAAATTTGCTTGCTCATTGCTAGAGATATCATAATATTCACTACACTTTTTAAAAGTATCGTCAATAACTTTTTGAATTTCACTTAACCTGTTGTCATCGCAGCACCCTAAGGCATTAAGATGTACGCGTTCCTTCAATCCTCTTAAGTGTTTGTAAAAAACTTCCACTTTTAAGTCGCTCCCACAAACATTAAATGTATGCTTATTAGGCAAAATTTTAATTACTTCAGCCTCAAGTTTACCTTTAGGCTCATAGTTTGGCTGAATTCCATATTCAAAAGAGAATTTAAAGCCTCTGTACGTATCCATATCACCTCATAGTGCAATTAAGCCTCCAGTATAACTGAAGCAAATATTGTTGTCTATGCTCTAATTTGATTTTCTTCATTACTAATCTCAAGTACTTCTTTAGGAAAATATTCAAATTTACAAGATGAAGTGCCTTTAAGGCCATTACTACCAAATAAGTATCAGTATACTACCTGCTTTGAACAAAGCATACCTAATACTCTACTAAAATAAACATTTGAACACAATTTTTTTACTTATTAATATTATGAGTTTTTACGGGATAGGTTTATGTGCAAAATGTTATAATACCATCAAAACAGATTTATAATGCACAATCTTTCTTTTTGAAAGGATAACTTTAATAGACTTGCTGCAAAACAAAAATGGAGTATTTTTTAAGGGTTAAAATTGACCAAGGTATCATATTTTGCTTCTGTAATGTACTTTAAAATCAGATTTTTTTTGAAAATAGACTACCATACAAACAACAACTTTTCTTTTGCAGCAGGTCTAATGAAAGCACCATAGTAATTAGTGTTATAAAGAATTGAGTTGTTTACTCCTTTAAAATAAGTTGTTTTGCGTAATTTTGTACTATCGCACTTACATAACACATAGATTTTTAGGATGCCTATTCAATGTACACAACGCAAATGTATGTAGGTTACTTAAGAGAATAGAGCCATTACTCGCCAAAAAAGTGACTATAACAAAAGATAGAAGTATGACGCCAGAAAAAATACTGAAGATTTTGGCTGATGTTACAGAACAGCAAATACAGAGACCAGAAGATAGTAAAAAACGGAAGAAATCATATTCAGGAAAAAAAAGAACCAACACTATGAAAACTGAGATTATTATCGAAGAAGGAGGAAGAATTTTATCAGTGTCAAAGTCATACCGTGGTAGAATTAGTGATTTCCGCATAAGGAAACAAGAAAAATATTTACCACTTGATAGCATAAAACATGCCGATTCTGGATATCAAGGTTGGCAAAAATTGCAAAGCAATGTTATAATTCCATATAAAAAGTATCGTAAAAAGCCATTAACTCCAGAGCATAATAGAAGATTAGCATCATTTAGAATGAGAGTAGAAAACAAGATCCGAGAGATAAAGATATTTAAGATTATGTCGAATGTTTATCGCAATTTTCAGAAAAAATATAACCTGAGGTTCAATATTATTGCTGGTATTGTAAATCTTAAGCACGCCTTTTAGTTAACCTTGATTTTAGTCACCCTCCTTTCCTTTTTTTTATCGCTTGATTCGCAGCAGGTCTATAGTAAGACAGCTTTTCATATCTAACAAACTTTAGATTTAGGATTGAAATTAGTAAGTGGAATTATTATGTAATGCATATATTAGTAAAAGGAGGTACAACGTGAGTAATATAGTTCATTTAAATAAAAACAATAACCGTGATGGTGTAAGAGGATTACAAAGAGCTGTTGATAACATATTTGATAGCTTCTTTACAGGATGGGACTCAGAGCTTTCCAGAAGAGGTAGACCAGCTTGCGATTTTTATGAAACAAATGAAAGCTATTGTCTGTCACTAGAGTTACCTGGTATTTCCAAAGAAAGCATAGACATTAGTATATCTGGCGATAGCTTAATAGTGAAGGGTGAAAAGACGTGTGATAATGAGTCAAAAGATAAGCAATTTTATCATCGAGAAAGATACTATGGCTCTTTCTATAGGTCTATTCAGCTTCCAGTAAATGTAGAGCAAGATAAGGTATCTGCTAATTTCTCAGATGGGGTATTGCATGTAACCATACCTAAGTCAGAGAAACACATTAAGAAAATTGATGTAAAGTAAATAATAGCAGGCTTCTAGTTCGAGGCTTAATTTATTATAGATGGAGTAAGATTAAAGGTATGGAAAGTATAGTTGTATAGCCAAGTGGAACTGGTATGGGTACAGACAGTGGCAAGGAGAAAATAATTATTAAAATACCAAAACCACATTCTTGTAGAGCTGTTTTAATTTCAAACAACGTCACTTTATCACTATTAGTATTACCAGTATCTGCAACTTCTTGTAGAATATCAGATGCTAATTTTTTATCCTCAGTCAAATTCTCACTTTTTTGCACAATCACTCTTTAACAAAATCATTTCTAATGAATAGCATAATTACTCTTATATTCCAATATTGTTCTTGATTTGATACTATTCTTAGAATAACTCACTGACATTTTGTATATAGCCTTATCAGCTGTGCATTTACGTTGACAAAGTCTCTTGAGACATTTACACTTATTACGCTCAAGAGTCATAAATCTCAGTTTCTAAAGTCCTAAAAATCATGTCAAGCCAAATTGTTTTAAGATATATCAATACTAGCAATTAAATTAATACTAACTTAATAATCAAAGATGTACAATCTAATATATTTGATTAATAGTGAGGTTAAAAATGTTATCCAATCAAACAAATTCAGATTATATTACAACTCAACAAGAAAATGATCTTGGTCTAAATAAAATTATTGAAGATCAATCAAATGTAGAGATTGTTAATAATCACAAAAAGCTAAAGGAAAGAATCACTGACCTGTTAAAAGGAGATACAGAATTCTCTCGAATGAAACAAGGAGATAAGGCTCTTGTAATAGGTGCAGCAAGTGGGTTATTTACAGCAATGCTACCACTTTTGGTGGTTGGTACAATACTTGCCATACCAGGTGCTATAGTTGGTCTTACTTTATATTTTGCTGTAAAAGTTGCTATAAAAGCAGTTCAATCTGGATATAAGGGTCTCAAATGGTCATCTGAAAAAACGGTTGAAGGGGCGAAGCATATTGGCGAGAAAATTAAAGATGGTGCTATGTACGCTAAGAATTCGCTGAAAGAAGCTGCAAGTTCTGTAGGACAGGCAACAAGAGAAGGAACTAGTTCTGCATTAAAAACAATGGGGAATAGCGTTCAAAAACTTGGGAGAAAGATGAGTAATAGTGGTGCAAGCGTATCTAGTTTAGATGGCATCCCATATTCAATAGACAATGAAGATCAAACTGTTGTTTTAAAAACAGAAGAAAAAACGAAAAACTTCAATAGTGTGAAGGAGATGCTTGTTAATGAAATTTTGAAAGATAAGACTGTAAATAAATCTGCTTTAACTAAGGAAATATTCTCCCAATTGAAGGAAAAAATATTGGAAAAAGCTTATTCTATTAATGGTCAACAAAGTTTCAAAAAGGACCAGTTAATCAATGAATTGAAACAGCAAGCAGATTTTGTCAATAAACTGGACGATAAGAAGTTGCAAAATTTATTGGCTCAAAATGATAACAATCTCTATGAAATTTTCTCTGAATATCATGATGAATTTAAGAGAATTATAGGAGAATGTAAAATAGAGCATAAACTCTCTAACTCCATAGAGAACCTTAATAAAGTAGCAAGAAAGTATGGTGAAAGCAAAGAAGCAACAAAAGATACTAATGTTAAATATCAAATTTTAGGTGCAACACCAGCTGCAACAACTGAAGGTAGAACAGGAGCAACGCGACGTAATAGCACTGGTAACCTTACTAATGATGCATTCACTTCAGAATTACCAACTATAAGTGCCTCACTAACTAATTTAAATAAGCTTAAGTACTCATTGCTACAAAATTCTCTAAGTGAAGATGTTTTCAATCATCCTATTGCAAAACAAAGTCTTGATAGTAGAGCTCCAATTCGTAGTAATTCTGATAGTAGCTTAGGTCCTGATAGTAGCTACTTAAGTACTAGTAGTAAGTTGAGTGATATGGATGACAGTATTGCATCTAAAAGCAGTTCTTTTATTTACCGTAGTGGTTCTGATAGTGGATTCAATTCACCCAATTCTTCTCCACAACATGTAATATTCACTGAGAAAAATGGCAAATTAAAAACCCAAGCTAATTTAAGAAATACAGGTTCTTTGGAGAAATTGGTGGGACCTTCTTCAGAAATAACTGGTGACATTGATTTGGAACATCAAGCTTCAAAAATAAATGGGAAGTAAACAATTCATCTTCTTCAAAAGGATGTTACTTATTTAGTAATGTCCTTTTATTTCTTACATTCACTTTACAATGCAGGTTTTGGATCCTATAGCACTTCTTATAATAATGATCTGAACGGAGATGAAAACATCTTTATAGCTATTGTAAGCAAGGATTGTATTATTATAATCTGCTCGGATTATTTCAGAAAGAGCTATAGTTAGCAAGCCATAAAGTAGGTAGCCTATCAATTTTTGGTTATGCTTACGTGCAAGCTGTATATTATAAATAATCGACTCTATACTTTCACTAAAGTTATTCTTCCAAAAAGACTGCGCATTGCTTTAACCGTATCATAATATTTTGCATATAAATCTATTCCTAAGAATTCAAAATATAAATGAGTTAATAGATTATGCTTAAATCAGTTGTACCTATGACATATAGTACGTATAATATATCATATGTTTGTTTTAGTAGGGGGTATAGGTATGTTTAATTCAAAGCAGGTAGTACAACATAGCTTATTTGGCAGTAATGGTTTTAAAAATACTCTATCTTGTGAATTTGAAGGTTTGCCCGAAGAAGTATCTGAGGTTATCAATGAAAAAAGTCAAGCAATAGATAGTTTAGAAAGTGAGAGAGAAAAGCTACTACAAGAAAATTGTGATCTTAAAAGGAGTATAGATTCACAGAAACACTATCAGGAAATAGCGCAAGAGTACGATGAAGAAGTAAGTTTACTTACCAAGGAAAAGCAAATCATAGAAAGGAAAATTAAAGATAGTGAAGTCAAAATGGAAAAATTGCAAAACGAAATATATAAAGTCCAAGAAGAAAATGAAGAATTAAAACAACAGGTAAAGAAATTAGATGCAGAACTACAAATTAGGAATTTTCAGATTCATCTCTTAAATCAGGAACTAAAAGATAAAAAAGATGAAATTTATTTCATGAATACAGCAAATGAAAAGCTAAACAAAGATTTAGATCAAGATGAGGTTTTAATGAATCAGTTAAAAAAGAAGAAAAAGCAGTTGGAAGATTTAGTAGAGAATTTTACAAAGGAATTCTCAGATGGTAATAAGGATTTATCAGAAATTGAACACCTAAGAAGTTATCTAAATAAAAAGACATTAGAAAATCAGAATTTGATTAGAGAGTTGAGTATATTACAAAAAGAAAATGATGATTTAAAATCTAAGCTTCTATATCTTCAGCAAAAAAGGTCATTATTGGATGAGCTAAGTGAGTCAAATATTAAGGTAGACAGATTCAATCAGAAGGAGAATGGCTATGATAAAAGTGGGTATAATCAGAAAGAAATTTACAAAGAAGATGAATTACTAGATAAAGGTTATGATTCTTTTGACCAAAGGATAGAATCAGAGTTGAGTACTAGGCAAGAGTATTCAGAAATAGGTAATCCGGAAACAGAAACAACTGAATCACCAGTAGATAGTTATTATGAATTCATTAAGGAAGGTTTACTTTGGGCTGATAGAAGTTTGATAGATGATAAAAAGTATCTGGAAGATCTAGTAGACGAGTGGTTTATTCATTCACCTAACTTAAAACTGGAAGAGAGTCAAAAAAAGCTAAATCAAGCATTACTAAATAGTATTCTAAAAGATTTCAATCTGAAGAATTATTACTCATTTTCAAATCTTAAGCACTTTTTAGAAAGTAATGAGAAAAATGAAGACCTTAGGCACGTTCTTAATCTAAAAAGAGGACATCTAGGAACAACAATATTGAACGTGTTTCTCGAATACGACGAAGTTATTCCTTCTCTTCTCAAAGCTGGTGCTGATCTAAATATGCAGGATAATAAAGGTAAAACACTTTTGCATGATACTGCTATTTATTCTAGTGGATATGAAGATCTTGGGTATCTCTTAGATGCAAAAGCTGATCCAAATATACAAGATGAAAAAGGTAACACACCTTTACACTATTATGCTGCTAAGTGTAGTGATCAAAGCAGAAAAACTATGGATTTGCTCATAAGCAAAGGAGCTGATTTAAGCATAAAAAATAACGATGGAAAAACTCCACTGCAAGTTGCAATTGATAATGACAACATTATAGGATGTTTATTAACTAATAGTCAAAAAAAATTAAGAGAGCAACTAGGTAAAATGCTTCTCGCTACAAGTTCTGATGAAGATTGGGATAATGCTTATGATCCAGAGGTTGAAAATCTAAGAAAGTTTTTAAATCAATATGAAAATGACAACGACTTAAAGATAGTTTTAAATGTTAAGGATGATAGTTCAGTACTTCTTGATTCGCCATCTCGTCAATTTCCTAATGTAAAAGCCTTGCTCTTAAAAGCAGGAGCAGCTGATTTTATAGGTAAAAAACAAGACAATTATGAAAAATGCGATAGTTTTTTATCAGAGATTTATCAAATAAATTACCTTGCTAAACGCAATGAGTTTTTAAGTAAGGTAGTAAAAGCTAAAAGCATGATTGAATTACAAGAAGTTGTAAATGAAGTCATATCTTCTGGAATAAGACTAAATCTGACTAAGGATGAAGAGTATTATTGCACAGATGAAATACTAGAAAAAATTGTTCAACTAGGAGAAAATTATGAAATTGCTAGTAATATAGTATGTACATTAATATCAAGAGGAGCAAAGTTAAAAAGGTTAGAAAGTTTAAAAGTCATTGATACAATAGAATTAAAGTTCAAAGCTCATAAGGCTAATATGATCAGTGCTCATTTAGAGTATGTTAGTAATACTGAGGAATTTTTAGAATTGCAAAGGCTGCTACCAGCGGTCAACTATATGATGGAAAAATCGATAATAATGTATCTTACTTAGAATACTCAGAGGATAGTATAATAGATGTCGCAAGAATCACAGATAGAACAAGAAATCTGGAACTAATTCAGGAATCATATAGAAGGGATATAATAAAAATTGGCAAAAGTGAGGTGGAAATTATAACCGAAAACGGCATAAGGTATTACACAGATCTTACAGAAGGCAGCAGTATAGTATTAACTTTCTATACCAGTTTGGGAAATATAGACGTTAGACTGTATCCTGACGTACAAGATAAAAGCAAAATTATAGTAGAAGTGAGTAATAGAGAGGAAATATTAGAAAAATTCAAAGGTCGCGAAGAAGAGTTAGGCAATGATTGCGGGCTCGGTGAGTATTGGGTCTACTATGCTATTAAGCGAGGATATTTTGAAAGATCTGGAAAATTAATGCATTCTGAAT harbors:
- a CDS encoding ankyrin repeat domain-containing protein, whose protein sequence is MFNSKQVVQHSLFGSNGFKNTLSCEFEGLPEEVSEVINEKSQAIDSLESEREKLLQENCDLKRSIDSQKHYQEIAQEYDEEVSLLTKEKQIIERKIKDSEVKMEKLQNEIYKVQEENEELKQQVKKLDAELQIRNFQIHLLNQELKDKKDEIYFMNTANEKLNKDLDQDEVLMNQLKKKKKQLEDLVENFTKEFSDGNKDLSEIEHLRSYLNKKTLENQNLIRELSILQKENDDLKSKLLYLQQKRSLLDELSESNIKVDRFNQKENGYDKSGYNQKEIYKEDELLDKGYDSFDQRIESELSTRQEYSEIGNPETETTESPVDSYYEFIKEGLLWADRSLIDDKKYLEDLVDEWFIHSPNLKLEESQKKLNQALLNSILKDFNLKNYYSFSNLKHFLESNEKNEDLRHVLNLKRGHLGTTILNVFLEYDEVIPSLLKAGADLNMQDNKGKTLLHDTAIYSSGYEDLGYLLDAKADPNIQDEKGNTPLHYYAAKCSDQSRKTMDLLISKGADLSIKNNDGKTPLQVAIDNDNIIGCLLTNSQKKLREQLGKMLLATSSDEDWDNAYDPEVENLRKFLNQYENDNDLKIVLNVKDDSSVLLDSPSRQFPNVKALLLKAGAADFIGKKQDNYEKCDSFLSEIYQINYLAKRNEFLSKVVKAKSMIELQEVVNEVISSGIRLNLTKDEEYYCTDEILEKIVQLGENYEIASNIVCTLISRGAKLKRLESLKVIDTIELKFKAHKANMISAHLEYVSNTEEFLELQRLLPAVNYMMEKSIIMYLT
- a CDS encoding P44/Msp2 family outer membrane protein; the protein is MKKLLTLVAILPAVSLSAPCFGVDWIRDRFYTSKSLYGLRGFNYDLGYHYTDNVKISVGPTVKFVIADKMALDVLLMAKLHYHYKIEGTDITPYITFGVGGGTKISLPVEQGLGINVEKFFSYQIGSGINLPLSDTTNIFAGYKLYKFHEISHGIELGMSYNF
- a CDS encoding Hsp20/alpha crystallin family protein, whose product is MSNIVHLNKNNNRDGVRGLQRAVDNIFDSFFTGWDSELSRRGRPACDFYETNESYCLSLELPGISKESIDISISGDSLIVKGEKTCDNESKDKQFYHRERYYGSFYRSIQLPVNVEQDKVSANFSDGVLHVTIPKSEKHIKKIDVK